The following are encoded together in the Salinibacterium sp. UTAS2018 genome:
- a CDS encoding ABC transporter ATP-binding protein: protein MTQPLTTTDNRPSIIVDGVKKTFLLRHTHSFKEAFIAWTQKKKISSSFDALKDISFTVQPGESVAILGYNGSGKSTLLKLISGVLEPDAGRVRTLGRVAGLIEVGAGFHPDLSGRENVYLNAAILGMSKKEIDAQFDNIVAFSEIEEFIDSEVKHYSSGMFLRLAFSVAIHVQLDVLLVDEILGVGDAPFREKCRKKIRELVDEGKTMVVVSHDTKTVRELCDRGIVVKKGKKIFDGPVNEAVDVLKASTR from the coding sequence ATGACACAGCCACTCACCACGACCGACAATCGCCCCAGCATCATCGTTGACGGCGTCAAGAAGACTTTCCTGCTTCGTCACACGCACTCGTTCAAAGAAGCGTTCATCGCGTGGACGCAAAAAAAGAAGATCTCATCGTCGTTCGATGCGCTCAAAGACATCAGCTTCACCGTGCAGCCTGGCGAGTCCGTCGCTATTCTCGGCTACAACGGCTCGGGAAAGTCCACGCTTCTTAAACTCATCTCTGGAGTGCTGGAGCCTGACGCTGGCCGCGTACGCACGCTGGGTCGAGTCGCCGGGCTTATCGAAGTTGGGGCGGGATTCCATCCCGATCTTTCGGGTCGAGAAAACGTGTACCTCAACGCTGCCATTCTCGGTATGAGCAAGAAAGAGATCGACGCTCAGTTCGACAACATCGTTGCGTTCTCTGAGATCGAAGAGTTCATCGATAGCGAAGTGAAGCACTACTCCTCAGGAATGTTCTTGCGGCTTGCGTTCTCGGTTGCGATTCACGTGCAACTCGACGTATTGCTTGTCGACGAGATTCTGGGCGTCGGTGACGCTCCGTTCCGCGAAAAGTGCCGCAAGAAGATTCGCGAACTCGTTGACGAAGGCAAGACAATGGTCGTCGTTAGCCACGACACCAAGACGGTTCGCGAGCTCTGTGACCGCGGCATCGTAGTGAAGAAGGGCAAGAAGATTTTCGACGGCCCTGTTAATGAAGCGGTCGACGTGCTCAAGGCATCCACTCGCTAG
- a CDS encoding ABC transporter permease, which produces MARAPARVPGKPAKESNSLSATGDIDLTGYTTPGRGRGLLDVFRRSYLLRLLVRKGVSTRYRNSAFGWGWSYVKPLSQYMIYFFVMGIVLGRSRGIDNFAVYLLAGIIVINLFNEAFTNATTSVVDNKALVKKIYLPRELFPVAAVIVAFIHFLPQVVVLLIATILTGWQPGILEIAAVLLGALIVITFSTGLGLIFGAVNVSYRDAQNLVEIIRIFATWASPVLYGYDSIAAVLPGWLYEIYMLNPLTSAVELFHYGFWFSSTGGALPTPPDLVRNSLLALLLAVIVTVIGQMVFRKFERRFAQDL; this is translated from the coding sequence ATGGCGCGAGCCCCCGCTCGTGTGCCAGGGAAACCCGCGAAAGAGAGCAACAGCTTGTCCGCTACCGGAGATATCGACCTGACGGGGTACACCACTCCAGGTCGTGGCAGAGGGCTCCTCGACGTGTTCCGGCGCAGCTACCTGCTGCGCCTGTTGGTGCGTAAGGGCGTTTCGACGCGGTACCGCAACTCAGCGTTCGGCTGGGGCTGGTCGTACGTTAAGCCGCTGAGCCAGTACATGATCTATTTCTTTGTCATGGGCATTGTGCTTGGTCGCTCTCGTGGCATCGATAACTTCGCGGTGTATTTGCTCGCCGGGATCATCGTTATCAACCTCTTCAACGAGGCGTTCACTAATGCCACGACGTCAGTGGTCGACAATAAAGCGCTCGTCAAGAAGATCTATTTGCCGCGGGAGCTCTTTCCCGTCGCGGCCGTGATCGTCGCGTTCATCCACTTCTTGCCGCAGGTCGTCGTTCTTTTGATCGCGACCATTCTCACGGGTTGGCAACCCGGCATCCTTGAGATCGCGGCAGTGCTACTGGGCGCTCTGATCGTCATCACGTTCTCCACCGGTCTTGGCCTCATTTTTGGCGCGGTCAACGTGTCGTACCGTGACGCTCAAAACCTCGTCGAGATCATCCGAATCTTTGCTACCTGGGCGTCGCCCGTTCTTTACGGTTACGACAGCATCGCTGCTGTACTGCCGGGCTGGCTTTACGAAATCTATATGCTCAACCCGCTGACGTCTGCGGTAGAACTGTTCCACTACGGATTCTGGTTCTCCTCCACCGGTGGAGCGCTCCCGACGCCGCCTGACCTTGTGCGCAACTCACTCCTCGCTCTGCTTCTGGCAGTGATCGTAACCGTGATCGGTCAGATGGTGTTCCGCAAGTTCGAACGACGATTTGCGCAGGATCTCTAA
- a CDS encoding glycosyltransferase, which yields MTSSSLPTTIQHAVFPEKHVDELVALYVDAADRDTVSITGRHSVTVSAGSAVSLATYFNAFPASYWQRWTTVQHVTARLALSGRGTVSVMRSDHTGAIHTVDQSAVDGSETLDFRLPLASFVEGGWYWIDLAADSELQLLSLNWTVDEAPVTTGKVSLGITTFNKPDYCVATLEVLAGSPEILPEIDKIFVIDQGNKNVARQEGYTEVAAALADQLQIIRQPNLGGSGGFSRGMMETLDSPDSSFVMLLDDDVELEPESIFRAAWFARFCVSPTIVGGHMLDLGKRSVLHAFAEVVDRDTFMWGPADRAHERHDFAAQSLRATPWLHSRQDGDYNGWWMCLIPTSVVREIGLSLPVFIKWDDAEYGLRAQEAGFPTVSLPGAALWHISWGDKDDTVDWQSYFHARNRLVVALLHSTAQSPSRLLGEFRKIDIKHLISFQYYPATLRNQAFRDVLNGPEALHELMPTKLQQLRAQASDFAEMQHYPAATIPSSRDGRQTYGEDAPPPLGAAALGLFTARALLRHWFTDVPADLRRQPQAELAKREATWWRVPLLDSVLIDTADGKAASWYRRDRSTFRRLFKESISLNRQLGREWKTLQKQYRDHAAALTSVEAWTETVKR from the coding sequence ATGACTTCGAGTTCTCTGCCTACAACAATTCAACATGCGGTCTTTCCCGAGAAGCACGTTGACGAATTAGTCGCGCTCTATGTGGATGCCGCAGATCGCGACACGGTGTCGATCACCGGTCGGCACTCTGTAACGGTCAGCGCCGGCAGTGCCGTCTCGCTCGCTACCTACTTCAATGCGTTCCCTGCCAGCTACTGGCAGCGCTGGACAACCGTGCAGCATGTCACGGCCAGACTGGCCCTAAGTGGACGGGGCACCGTCTCCGTCATGCGTTCGGATCACACCGGGGCAATCCACACGGTCGATCAGAGCGCGGTCGATGGCAGCGAGACTCTTGACTTTCGGCTGCCGCTGGCGTCGTTCGTCGAGGGCGGCTGGTATTGGATCGACCTCGCAGCAGACAGCGAACTGCAGCTGCTGAGCCTGAACTGGACGGTCGATGAAGCGCCTGTCACGACGGGCAAGGTGTCGCTCGGCATCACGACATTCAACAAGCCCGACTACTGCGTCGCGACTCTCGAAGTGCTCGCGGGTAGCCCGGAGATTCTTCCGGAAATCGACAAGATCTTTGTCATCGATCAGGGCAATAAGAACGTCGCGAGGCAAGAGGGATACACCGAAGTGGCGGCGGCCTTGGCAGACCAGCTGCAGATCATCCGCCAACCGAACTTGGGCGGATCGGGCGGATTCTCGCGCGGCATGATGGAAACCCTCGACAGTCCCGATTCCTCTTTCGTGATGTTGCTCGATGACGACGTCGAACTCGAGCCTGAGAGCATCTTCCGCGCAGCGTGGTTCGCTCGATTCTGCGTGAGCCCCACTATCGTGGGCGGCCACATGCTCGATCTCGGCAAACGGTCGGTGCTGCACGCCTTCGCCGAAGTCGTCGACCGAGACACCTTCATGTGGGGGCCGGCTGATCGCGCCCACGAACGCCACGACTTCGCTGCCCAGTCGCTGCGAGCAACTCCCTGGCTGCACAGCAGACAGGATGGCGACTACAACGGATGGTGGATGTGCCTCATCCCCACCTCGGTTGTTCGCGAGATTGGGCTGTCACTGCCGGTGTTCATCAAGTGGGACGACGCGGAGTATGGATTGCGGGCGCAAGAAGCCGGTTTTCCCACCGTGTCACTACCCGGTGCGGCGCTCTGGCACATTTCCTGGGGCGACAAAGATGACACCGTCGACTGGCAATCCTATTTTCATGCGCGAAACCGACTCGTTGTTGCGTTGCTGCACTCCACGGCGCAATCGCCTTCGCGGTTGCTGGGCGAGTTCAGAAAGATCGACATCAAGCACCTGATCTCCTTCCAGTACTACCCCGCAACTCTGAGAAATCAAGCGTTCCGCGACGTGCTCAACGGGCCAGAAGCGCTGCACGAGCTCATGCCGACAAAGTTGCAGCAGCTTCGAGCACAGGCGAGCGATTTCGCCGAGATGCAGCATTACCCCGCGGCAACGATTCCTTCTAGCCGCGACGGTCGACAGACTTATGGCGAAGATGCGCCGCCGCCCTTGGGCGCTGCTGCATTAGGGCTCTTCACTGCGCGAGCGCTACTGCGCCACTGGTTTACCGACGTTCCCGCCGACCTTCGGCGCCAACCGCAGGCTGAACTCGCCAAGCGTGAGGCAACCTGGTGGAGGGTTCCGCTGCTCGACAGCGTGCTGATCGATACCGCCGATGGCAAAGCAGCCTCGTGGTACCGGCGCGACCGCTCCACCTTCCGCCGTTTGTTCAAAGAGAGCATCTCGCTCAATCGGCAACTAGGGCGGGAGTGGAAGACTCTGCAAAAGCAGTACCGCGATCACGCCGCAGCCCTCACATCAGTAGAGGCGTGGACGGAAACAGTGAAGCGTTGA
- a CDS encoding CDP-glycerol glycerophosphotransferase family protein, with protein MSENSRPLWVFNSANTFAGNPKWLFLHVAKFRQDIDAHWLCDSMATVRKIRKLGFSASTFESAAGQRAQHRASVFVVDQVKERIPALLEDALLLNLWHGVGVKAIERAKGVGYANWRIAMKYIRNNQHFRNQQLFLVSSPLMEEHFREHVSLPESDVIRAGYPQNVYRTAHGAFSSYDHNVRYRKGLTPDARIAVYSPTWRPGQSVGFLREAFPDVGALIEVLEKENTLLIVKMHPRLSEDPDFVRMKSHYASCKNLLFWDNADDIYEMFGDIDLAIVDYSSILYDMLAAGVTRVIRYVFDAERFEESIRPDFSYDELSCGVKATSFEDLLAALQTDPVVDADERQKLISLFWDYSTPDSLERIVDAALSFVPRNVELPTLYSFDIFDTVIHRRGVQPNSVFHLLRQKMRSSDLPFPQALTNRFPVIRMEAETSARIHYRRQEARHVTGELEIQLSDVYERIAGLYGLSPDLVEVLSGWEVEAEIESCIPDVATVEEIRQLLADGQEVVLISDMYLPKGVITEMLAKADPMLASLPLYLSSDQKVQKSTGNLYLRVYEDLKYDYKEWIHTGDNPHADIKVAERLGITTRARETPRLSGYEAAAARFGESYDMYLVASMMHEVATDPNIADVERFAYSYVAPYLVPYVDWLVSDALERGIECLYFISRDGHHLKRICDVLIETRGLSLKTRYIYGSRTAWRLASQIDELDDDTFRVHGSFSGVTTPQALFDVARMDRETFLSFFPEFSEMLEESMLTAEVMAEIRNTLELSESFRRHLLARGAEDRELATRYLAQEIDPTENFAFVEYWGRGYTQDCLARLLTATFGREIETKMYYARSINPSAGLSTRYNFTAANFNFLAIEAIFANLPFGTVEGYAEDGDRIVPIAKARDNDVRLHDALDVQLVEFARKYGSQDFFDRPLANQDLFRFGFFYYRTRPTDPMFVKYLAPLKDAVGLGSEEIEFAPAFTLKSVVPILKGKAIEDMTRSKELSLARTSPVLKTARDGARKFVPKSLRHLLIRVARSLVKFFAAIAKTSKRLVPMDFAKDSPAVAGLDRDPRVAGSGSIT; from the coding sequence TTGTCTGAAAATTCGCGCCCACTTTGGGTATTTAACTCCGCGAACACGTTCGCTGGGAACCCGAAGTGGTTATTCCTTCATGTCGCGAAGTTCCGGCAAGACATCGATGCGCATTGGCTTTGTGACTCGATGGCTACAGTCCGAAAAATACGTAAGTTAGGGTTCAGCGCGTCGACTTTCGAGTCAGCCGCGGGCCAGCGCGCTCAACACCGGGCATCGGTCTTCGTCGTCGATCAGGTGAAGGAGCGGATTCCAGCCCTCCTCGAGGACGCGTTGCTTCTGAACCTTTGGCACGGTGTAGGCGTGAAGGCCATCGAGCGCGCGAAAGGTGTCGGGTACGCGAACTGGCGCATCGCCATGAAGTACATTCGCAACAACCAGCACTTTCGTAACCAGCAGCTCTTTCTCGTCTCTTCGCCGCTTATGGAAGAGCATTTTCGGGAGCACGTAAGTCTCCCAGAGAGCGACGTTATCCGCGCTGGCTACCCTCAGAATGTCTACAGGACCGCTCATGGGGCTTTTTCGAGCTACGACCACAATGTCCGCTACCGCAAAGGTTTAACGCCGGACGCTCGAATCGCGGTTTACAGCCCCACTTGGCGGCCAGGGCAGAGCGTCGGCTTCCTGCGGGAAGCTTTTCCCGACGTGGGAGCATTGATCGAGGTTCTGGAAAAAGAGAACACTCTTCTCATCGTTAAAATGCACCCCCGCTTGTCCGAGGACCCTGACTTCGTTCGGATGAAATCTCACTACGCTTCGTGCAAAAATTTGCTGTTTTGGGATAACGCAGACGACATCTATGAGATGTTTGGGGACATCGATTTAGCCATCGTTGACTACTCATCGATCCTCTACGACATGCTCGCCGCTGGCGTCACGCGGGTCATCCGCTACGTTTTCGATGCAGAGCGATTCGAAGAAAGTATCCGACCGGATTTCTCCTATGACGAGCTGTCGTGTGGGGTGAAAGCTACATCGTTCGAAGATCTGTTGGCAGCGCTTCAGACAGACCCTGTGGTCGATGCGGATGAGCGTCAAAAGCTCATCAGCCTGTTCTGGGACTATTCGACCCCGGATTCTCTGGAGCGGATAGTGGATGCTGCACTAAGCTTTGTGCCGCGGAACGTTGAGCTTCCGACCCTCTATTCGTTCGATATCTTCGACACCGTAATTCACCGTCGTGGAGTTCAGCCGAATAGCGTTTTCCATCTCCTGCGCCAGAAAATGCGCAGCTCGGACTTGCCATTCCCGCAAGCTCTCACCAACAGATTTCCTGTGATTCGTATGGAGGCTGAAACGTCAGCCCGAATCCACTATCGCCGTCAGGAAGCGAGACACGTAACCGGTGAACTCGAAATTCAGCTTTCCGACGTTTACGAGCGAATCGCAGGGTTGTATGGGCTGAGCCCTGACCTCGTAGAAGTGCTGAGCGGTTGGGAAGTTGAAGCAGAAATCGAGAGCTGTATTCCCGACGTAGCCACGGTCGAAGAGATACGGCAGCTGTTAGCCGATGGGCAGGAGGTCGTCTTGATTAGCGATATGTATCTCCCCAAGGGCGTAATAACAGAAATGCTGGCGAAGGCAGACCCGATGCTGGCAAGCCTCCCGTTGTATTTGTCGAGCGACCAGAAGGTGCAGAAGTCGACTGGCAACCTCTACTTGCGAGTGTACGAAGATCTGAAGTATGACTACAAAGAGTGGATTCACACCGGAGACAACCCGCACGCCGATATCAAGGTAGCCGAGCGTCTCGGTATCACTACGCGGGCTCGCGAAACGCCGCGCCTTTCAGGGTACGAAGCCGCCGCCGCTCGATTCGGCGAGAGTTACGACATGTACTTGGTCGCGTCTATGATGCACGAGGTCGCGACCGACCCCAACATCGCTGATGTGGAGCGGTTCGCGTATTCCTATGTTGCTCCCTATCTGGTGCCTTACGTCGACTGGCTAGTTTCGGACGCCTTAGAGAGGGGGATCGAGTGCCTTTACTTCATCTCGCGCGACGGGCATCACCTGAAGCGTATTTGTGACGTCCTAATTGAAACGCGAGGGCTGAGCCTAAAGACTCGGTATATCTACGGTTCACGCACTGCTTGGCGTCTTGCTTCGCAAATTGACGAGTTGGATGATGACACATTCCGGGTGCATGGTAGCTTCAGCGGGGTCACTACGCCGCAGGCATTGTTCGATGTTGCGCGCATGGATCGCGAAACGTTCTTGAGTTTCTTTCCTGAGTTCAGCGAGATGCTCGAAGAGTCGATGCTGACCGCCGAAGTCATGGCAGAGATCCGCAACACGCTGGAACTTTCCGAGAGTTTTCGACGCCATCTTCTTGCACGCGGTGCGGAGGATCGCGAGTTGGCAACTCGCTATCTTGCTCAAGAGATTGACCCCACCGAGAATTTCGCTTTCGTCGAGTACTGGGGGCGAGGCTATACGCAAGACTGCCTTGCGCGCTTGCTCACAGCCACATTTGGTCGAGAAATCGAGACGAAAATGTACTACGCGAGAAGCATCAACCCCAGCGCAGGGCTGTCTACTCGATACAACTTCACGGCCGCCAATTTCAATTTTCTAGCGATCGAGGCGATTTTTGCCAACCTTCCCTTTGGCACCGTTGAAGGCTACGCCGAGGATGGGGATCGAATCGTGCCAATCGCAAAAGCGCGGGACAATGATGTTCGTTTGCACGACGCGCTTGATGTGCAACTCGTCGAGTTTGCACGCAAATATGGCAGTCAGGATTTCTTCGATCGTCCCTTAGCAAACCAAGATCTGTTCCGATTCGGTTTCTTCTACTACCGCACGCGTCCTACAGACCCGATGTTCGTAAAATATCTGGCGCCGTTGAAAGACGCTGTAGGTTTGGGCAGCGAGGAAATAGAATTTGCGCCCGCTTTCACCTTAAAATCTGTCGTCCCTATTCTCAAGGGGAAAGCGATCGAGGATATGACGAGATCAAAAGAACTCTCGTTGGCCCGCACTTCTCCCGTCCTAAAAACCGCTCGTGACGGCGCGCGCAAGTTTGTTCCAAAGAGCCTTAGACACCTCTTGATAAGAGTGGCGCGATCATTGGTCAAGTTCTTCGCAGCTATCGCTAAAACTTCAAAAAGGCTTGTTCCCATGGATTTTGCGAAGGACTCACCCGCTGTTGCAGGTCTTGACCGAGATCCACGAGTCGCGGGGTCTGGTTCGATCACGTAG
- a CDS encoding polysaccharide pyruvyl transferase family protein → MRKILIRSGKSPNVALGPEASLASSRFAVFGTNVGNLVFSNAVTRAISVPGVEAVSDSLLSERTNPTDEYVDRINNEFESFVVPLANAFRPEFVGPLRRLTRLIERLDIPVTVVGAGSQLDVTGNPFGEIETVNDASRDFVKAVLDKSASIGVRGDMTKKYLTGIGLPADSIDVIGCPSLYDAGPNLHISKKVERISAESLLAFNTPMAIAGADEFVRRHAELYPNLVFVPQSNKELEQMVWGAADNVRGAIPTHPDHPLYREDRVRFFLDPSTWAAYLGERDFTFGSRIHGNVVSLLGGTPAVVFAWDSRTLELAQHHKIPHLTMPELPQDLDIRRVYDDVDFADFNAAVPENFRNYVDFLNRNGIENIHQDGKSNPEYDAKISKVSFPAPVGTAYGEDGVTDLLSRLRWLRQGPGSEAGRRFGGYVPPIDPTKMLPAKEPTDLPAQVKGVQLAIARVEDRMAYLAEPFERRLLAGIKTRFRSLLRRVRRR, encoded by the coding sequence GTGCGCAAAATTCTTATTCGAAGCGGAAAAAGCCCGAACGTCGCTTTGGGCCCGGAAGCGTCACTCGCCTCATCGCGCTTTGCGGTTTTCGGCACAAACGTCGGAAATCTGGTTTTTAGTAACGCAGTTACGCGTGCGATCTCGGTACCCGGCGTGGAAGCCGTCTCAGACTCGCTTCTGTCAGAGCGGACGAATCCCACGGACGAGTACGTCGACCGAATCAATAATGAGTTCGAATCGTTTGTCGTTCCCCTCGCGAATGCCTTCCGCCCTGAGTTCGTTGGACCGTTGCGGCGACTCACCCGCCTCATCGAGCGGTTGGATATTCCCGTGACCGTAGTTGGCGCAGGGTCGCAACTCGATGTGACAGGCAACCCTTTCGGGGAGATCGAAACTGTCAACGACGCGAGTCGTGATTTCGTCAAGGCCGTGCTCGACAAGTCCGCGTCGATTGGCGTGCGCGGTGACATGACGAAAAAATACCTTACCGGGATCGGCCTGCCTGCCGATTCCATCGACGTCATTGGCTGCCCGTCTCTCTATGACGCTGGGCCAAACTTGCATATAAGCAAGAAGGTAGAGCGGATCTCTGCCGAATCGCTGCTCGCATTCAACACCCCGATGGCAATTGCGGGAGCTGACGAATTCGTTCGCCGGCATGCGGAACTGTACCCGAACCTTGTATTCGTTCCTCAGAGCAACAAAGAACTTGAACAAATGGTTTGGGGTGCTGCTGACAACGTTCGCGGCGCGATCCCGACCCATCCCGATCACCCTCTTTACCGAGAAGACAGAGTTCGGTTCTTTTTAGACCCGTCTACTTGGGCGGCCTACCTCGGCGAAAGAGATTTCACCTTCGGATCTCGTATCCACGGAAACGTGGTCTCACTTTTGGGCGGCACTCCAGCTGTAGTCTTCGCCTGGGACTCGAGGACACTCGAACTCGCGCAGCATCACAAAATTCCACACCTCACGATGCCGGAATTACCTCAAGATCTTGACATCCGGCGCGTATACGACGATGTTGATTTTGCAGATTTCAATGCCGCCGTACCTGAGAATTTTCGAAATTACGTGGATTTTTTGAACCGAAACGGGATCGAAAACATTCACCAAGACGGTAAGAGCAATCCCGAGTACGATGCAAAAATCTCGAAGGTGAGTTTTCCGGCGCCGGTAGGAACTGCCTACGGCGAGGATGGCGTCACTGATCTTCTCTCCCGCCTGCGGTGGTTGCGCCAAGGGCCCGGTAGCGAGGCGGGCCGGCGTTTTGGAGGTTATGTGCCTCCGATTGACCCCACGAAAATGCTTCCGGCGAAGGAACCTACCGACCTTCCTGCACAAGTCAAGGGTGTGCAACTTGCGATAGCACGCGTGGAGGACCGGATGGCTTATCTTGCTGAGCCGTTCGAGCGCCGCCTGTTAGCGGGAATTAAGACACGTTTCCGCTCTCTCCTACGTCGAGTCCGTCGGCGCTAG